One Rhizoctonia solani chromosome 3, complete sequence genomic region harbors:
- a CDS encoding spindle assembly checkpoint protein: protein MATKLSSKTKKAITLKGSTQIVTEFLKYASYTILYQRGVYPQDDFHFVKKYGQTLLVSQDPALERYLDNVLKQVHEWIMKGDVSQIVLAILTRETGEPLERWTFDIHVTEAAPGVLEGTAPSKPDSEIQSEIRAILKQISSAITFLPDHYDPTTFKLLAYTRDSGEAPVGEWVGSDAHLLPAAEAQQVKLRSFSTDLHRIEAMVAYRYTGDNA, encoded by the exons ATGGCCACTAAACTCTCCTCGAAAACCAAAAAGGCCATAACCCTCAAAGGCTCTACACAGATCGTCACCGAGTTTCTGAAATACGCATCGTATACAATCCTGTATCAACGTGGCGTCTATCCTCAGGATGATTTTCATTTTGTTAAAAAATATGGGCAAACGCTACTAGTTAGCCAAGACCCTGCTCTAGAAAGATACTTGGATAACGTGCTAAAGCAAGTTCATG AGTGGATCATGAAGGGCGATGTCTCACAAATCGTGTTGGCTATTTTAACACGAGAGACGGGCGAGCCACTAGAAAGGTGGACGTTCGATATCCACGTCACGGAGGCTGCGCCCGGCGTGCTGGAAGGAAC TGCCCCTTCCAAACCGGATTCGGAAATTCAATCGGAAATTCGTGCTATCTTAAAACAGATCTCCAGTGCTATCACATTCCTACCTGATCACTATGACCCTACTACTTTCAAGTTGCTTGCTTATACAAGAGACAGCGGCGAGGCTCCTGTCGGTGAATGGGTAGGCTCGGATGCGCATCTATTGCCAGCTGCCGAAGCGCAACAAGTCAAACTTCGGAGCTTTAGCACAGACTTACATCGGATCGAAGCAATGGTGGCTTATCGCTATACGGGCGACAACGCATGA
- a CDS encoding heat shock protein 70 kDa 12A has protein sequence MSIGRVPLPERVTHWPSAAGFGGTDEAKTASKLYYDKYNQLKVAGAEVYTPRNRHAAKDQDWHLVRYFKLFLHPPAMANYEDFNFEALPAGLTIETVYADIIRYLLEHTKKRINERSDMEDWEELSRNITLVIAHPNGWGVQQQARLRSSVVMSGFIGGDDSVRRVRFVPEAEASVHYILWKQYKNLEPGDQFIVCDAGGSTVDTAAYVVQGVAEGEMTGDRNPETATVTDAKKGIRTRLTNAFRSNKSKSATPTAFYSPTPSIRLKEVKPSDCQPAGGIFVNEAFIKYLKSILNAQPPEQQRMVEQFIQKGEENFELHCKREFNTGPEAQQYYVVEAGVSLPENPDVVQSFFEDPVRGVIKSLHKQLAGMRPKYIFLVGGFGASKYLRRRVEEEFRPWNIRVLFLDDTYGKAASDGSIIWYVKQRVVGRAARMSFGLKTMEPYDPEVLEHVHRPTKTLANGIPHVGGKWSQIIARSQMVDCNLVIKKAYERMYESFNPDLGQFTVALYAWVNEATSPPGWVVDSNDNMIDGFELVCFISAQISTMEGALQKDPSSDNCWRLGFILCIEFDGVELKARLEWVEKGILRAGPAQVLVN, from the exons ATGTCCATAGGGAGAGTACCTTTGCCCGAAAGGGTGACTCACTGGCCAAGTGCAGCTGGATTCGGCGGCACTGATGAGGCAAAGACTGCTTCGAAATTATATTACGACAAATACAACCAG CTTAAAGTGGCCGGAGCTGAGGTATATACTCCAAGAAATCGGCATGCTGCCAAAGACCAGGATTGGCACTTGGTTCGGTATTTCAAGCTCTTCCTCCATCCTCCTGCAATGGCAAATTATGAAGATTTCAATTTCGAAG CCCTTCCAGCTGGACTCACTATCGAAACCGTATACGCAGATATCATAAGATATCTACTCGAACATACCAAGAAGCGTATCAATGAAAGATCCGACATGGAAGACTGGGAGGAGCTATCCCGCAACATAACCTTGGTCATAGCGCACCCAAATGGGTGGGGGGTCCAACAGCAAGCCAGACTGCGATCTTCTGTGGTCATGAGTGGATTTATCGGAGGAGATGATTCTGTACGGCGAGTTAGGtttgtcccagaagcagaggCATCGGTACACTACATACTATGGAAGCAATATAAAAATCTCGAA CCGGGAGACCAGTTCATTGTCTGTGATGCTGGTGGATCAACGGTCGATACTGCGGCCTACGTAGTTCAGGGAGTAGCTGAAGGTGAGATGACGGGTGACCGTAATCCCG AGACAGCGACTGTGACCGATGCGAAGAAGGGCATACGTACCCGCCTAACTAATGCATTCCGGAGTAACAAATCAAAGTCAGCCACTCCCACCGCATTTTATTCCCCCACTCCTTCAATCCGCCTCAAAGAAGTCAAGCCTTCAGATT GTCAACCCGCCGGAGGCATTTTTGTCAACGAGGCATTTATCAAATACCTCAAAAGTATCTTGAATGCTCAACCTCCAGAGCAGCAGCGAATGGTCGAACAGTTTATACAAAAGGGAGAAGAAAACTTTGAGCTACATTGCAAGCGGGAGTTCAACACTGGACCCGAGGCACAGCAATATTATGTCGTTGAAGCAGGGGTTTCGCTTCCGGAAAACCCCGATG TTGTTCAAAGCTTTTTCGAGGATCCTGTGCGGGGTGTGATTAAGAGCCTACATAAGCAGTTGGCAGGTATGAGGCCAAAG TACATATTCCTGGTGGGAGGGTTCGGCGCTAGCAAGTATCTACGGCGGCGGGTCGAAGAAGAATTCCGCCCATGGAATATCCGAGTGTTATTCCTGGACGATACCTA TGGTAAAGCTGCATCGGATGGCTCTATCATTTGGTACGTTAAGCAACGTGTCGTTGGGAGGGCGGCGCGCATGTCATTCGGGCTGAAAACTATGGAACCATACGACCCAGAAGTCCTGGAGCATGTGCACCGCCCGacaaagaccttggcaaatGGGATCCCACATGTAGGCGGAAAGTGGAGTCAAATCATTGCGCGG AGTCAAATGGTAGATTGCAATCTCGTTATCAAAAAGGCATACGAAAGAATGTACGAGTCGTTCAATCCCGACTTGGGCCAGTTTACGGTCGCTTTATATGCATGGGTAAATGAAGCGACGTCTCCTCCAGGCTGGGTGGTAGATTCGAATG ATAACATGATCGACGGTTTTGAATTGGTTTGCTTCATTAGTGCTCAGATTAGTACTATGGAAGGTGCTCTTCAGAAGGATCCGAGCTCAGATAACTGCTGGAGACTCGGTTTTATATTATGTATCGAGTTTGACGGGGTTGAGCTCAAAGCGAGATTGGAATGGGTCGAAAAG GGCATACTTCGAGCAGGGCCAGCACAAGTGCTCGTCAATTAG